Proteins found in one Penaeus vannamei isolate JL-2024 chromosome 29, ASM4276789v1, whole genome shotgun sequence genomic segment:
- the LOC138867315 gene encoding sporozoite surface protein 2-like: MKASSKHALLSSLQGISGTLPRICFRVWNCRDVGMEEFMASAHTHKGSFISISEPYSRCLFTRHDVTVWKVGPRASHTRWGTSAQRQPTVTPKPTPTTGYTGCTGGIRNASTNVTPSTNIQSQQAQTSNPSNHKRPIPASTNIKSQQPQTSNPSKHKHPIPASTNIQSQQAQTSNPSKHKHPIPASTNIQSQQAQTSNPSKHKHPIPASTNIQSQQAQTSNPSNHKHPIPASTNVTANTNTQSQQAQTSNPSSHKHPILASTNTQSQQAQTSNPSKRKHPIPASTNIQSQQAQISNPSKHKHPIPASTNIQSQQAQTSNPSKHKHPIPAITNIQSQQAQTQHKHPIPASTNVTANTNTQSQHAQTSNPSQHKHPIPASTNIKSQQKQTSNPSKHKRNCKHKHPIPACTNIQSQQPQTSNPSKHKHPIPACTNIQSQPAQTSNPSKHKRNCKHKHPIPACTNIQSQQPQTSNPSMHKHPIPASTNIQSQPAQTSNPSKHKHPILASTNIQSQQAQTSNPSKHKHPIPASTNIQSQQAQTSNPSKHKHPIPASTNIQSQQAQT, from the exons ATGAAAGCTTCCTCTAAACATGCGCTGCTGTCTTCCTTACAGGGGATCAGTGGGACATTACCACGCATCTGTTTTCG GGTGTGGAATTGCCGAGACGTTGGAATGGAAGAGTTCATGGCTTCTGCTCACACACATAAGGGGAGCTTCATTAGCATAAGCGAGCCTTACAGTAGGTGCCTATTTACTAGGCATGACGTCACTGTATGGAAGGTGGGG CCAAGAGCGTCACACACACGGTGGGGCACGTCTGCTCAACGTCAACCCACAGTgacacccaaacccacccccacAACTGGCTATACAGGGTGCACGGGCGGCATCCGTAAtg CAAGCACAAACGTAACTCCAAGCACAAACATCCAATCCCAGCAAGCACAAACATCCAATCCCAGCAACCACAAACGTCCAATCCCAGCAAGCACAAACATTAAATCCCAGCAACCACAAACATCCAATCCCAGCAAGCACAAACATCCAATCCCAGCAAGCACAAACATCCAATCCCAGCAAGCACAAACATCCAATCCCAGCAAGCACAAACATCCAATCCCAGCAAGCACAAACATCCAATCCCAGCAAGCACAAACATCCAATCCCAGCAAGCACAAACATCCAATCCCAGCAAGCACAAACATCCAATCCCAGCAAGCACAAACATCCAATCCCAGCAATCACAAACATCCAATCCCAGCAAGCACAAACGTAactgcaaacacaaacacccaatcCCAGCAAGCACAAACATCCAATCCCAGCAGCCACAAACATCCAATCCTAGCAAGCACAAACACCCAATCCCAGCAAGCACAAACATCCAATCCCAGCAAGCGCAAACATCCAATCCCAGCAAGCACAAACATCCAATCCCAGCAAGCACAAATATCCAATCCCAGCAAGCACAAACATCCAATCCCAGCAAGCACAAACATCCAATCCCAGCAAGCACAAACATCCAATCCTAGCAAGCACAAACATCCAATCCCAGCAATCACAAACATCCAATCCCAGCAAGCACAAAC CCAGCACAAACATCCAATCCCAGCAAGCACAAACGTAactgcaaacacaaacacccaatcCCAGCATGCACAAACATCCAATCCCAGCCAGCACAAACATCCAATCCCAGCCAGCACAAACATCAAATCCCAGCAAAAACAAACATCCAATCCCAGCAAGCACAAACGTAactgcaaacacaaacacccaatcCCAGCATGCACAAACATCCAATCCCAGCAACCACAAACATCCAATCCCAGCAAGCACAAACATCCAATCCCAGCATGCACAAACATCCAATCCCAGCCAGCACAAACATCCAATCCCAGCAAGCACAAACGTAactgcaaacacaaacacccaatcCCAGCATGCACAAACATCCAATCCCAGCAACCACAAACATCCAATCCCAGCATGCACAAACATCCAATCCCAGCAAGCACAAACATCCAATCCCAGCCAGCACAAACATCCAATCCCAGCAAGCACAAACATCCAATCCTAGCAAGCACAAACATCCAATCCCAGCAAGCACAAACATCCAATCCCAGCAAGCACAAACATCCAATCCCAGCAAGCACAAACATCCAATCCCAGCAAGCACAAACATCCAATCCCAGCAAGCACAAACATCCAATCCCAGCAAGCACAAACATCCAATCCCAGCAAGCACAAACGTAA